GATCAACGGAAAGACGGGGGTCACGCTGGGCGTGTTGGGCCCAACGGGCCGGCGGCTGGAGGTCCTGCTCATTCTCGCGGAAGATCCGTGCATCTCGGTGGATGAAGGCGCCCAATCTCGCCCGGCTACCCGCCTTCTGGCAAGGTGGGGCGCCGGAACGAGTCCTGCCTTGGCGTGCCGCCGTCCACCGTCCTGAACCACCGTACCTGGAGATCGATGCCGTTTCCTCCCGCACACATGCTCATCGGCGCCGGCCTGGCGGAGGTCGCCCGCTCCGGAATGCGCGACCCCCTGCCCCGCTGGCAGGCGTGGGCCGTGGGCGCGGGGATGGCGGCGCTGCCGGACGTGGACATCGTGCTGGGGATCGCGCTGGGCAAGGGCGGCTCGTACCACGGCACGTTCACCCACAGCCTGTCGGCGGTGGTAGTGTGGGCGCTGATCGGGTACGCCGTGGGCGGGGAGCGGTGGGCCGCGGTGTTCGGCGTGGGCTACGCCTCGCACCTGGCGGCGGACCTGCTGGATGAAAGCGGGCCGACCAACCTGATGCTGGGCTGGCCGTTCTCGGGGCAGCGGCCGTACTCCATCGGCAAGCTCTTCCCCAAGGTGCCGGTGGAGGGCGACGGAATGGCCGACACGGCGATGAACGTCCTGCAGCCGGAGCCGCTGATGCTGCTGGCGGCGCAGACGGCGATGGCCGCCGGCTTCTTCGCCGTTTTCCTCCTGCTCGCGCGGCTGATCCGCGGCTGGCGGCAGCGCGTGTCGGCTCCGGTCAGCGGTTGATGGCGGAAAGCAGGTCGTCCATGGCGATGGAGCAGCCGCGCGCTTCCGCGCCCCGCGCGCGGCCCAGCACGCGGAAGCCTTCGGGCGATGTGATGCCGAGGTCCGCCGTCTGGATGGCGGCGACGGAGTGGAGGTTGGCCAGGTCCACGTGGCGCAGCACGCCCGTCTCGCCGTGTGGAAGCGGCTTCAGCGTCTCGGGGTCGGTCGCCTGCGTGCGCACCCACGCCGGACCGACGTGCAGCCGCTCCGAAGGCGGA
This portion of the Longimicrobium sp. genome encodes:
- a CDS encoding metal-dependent hydrolase, with protein sequence MPFPPAHMLIGAGLAEVARSGMRDPLPRWQAWAVGAGMAALPDVDIVLGIALGKGGSYHGTFTHSLSAVVVWALIGYAVGGERWAAVFGVGYASHLAADLLDESGPTNLMLGWPFSGQRPYSIGKLFPKVPVEGDGMADTAMNVLQPEPLMLLAAQTAMAAGFFAVFLLLARLIRGWRQRVSAPVSG